GCTTCTCAGTCTGTCTCAGGTTATATCAGCACATATGAAAGCTTTATTTCAAGCTTACATCTTCAATGACAATTTTCCAACTATTCATTTACATGATGGGGTGGAATAAGCCGTATATACAAGGTTGCTTTATTTCAAACTTACGTCTTCTATGACAATTTTTCCAACTAGTCACTTATATAATGGGATGGAATAAGCCATATATACAAGGTCATTTGAGAAGTACAAAAGAAAGGAGACATAATACAAGCTTGTACATATTATTGTAGATACGTGTCTTGCGTTTTATAATTTATCCAGCTAAAGGCTTCGTAGTTGCTGTCTTTGTTGGAGGACCTCTTCCTCATAATCCTCCGATCTATTAGCTGTTTGGAGTGCATAGCGAATGACAGCGTTCATCTGTTTCCTCAATATGGCATTGTCAACGCAAATGTCAGCTAGCTGTTTCCTCAAGTCATCCACTGCTGTCCTTGAATGGCCTCCATCAAGATTTCTACTAGCACTAGTAGTTTCAACATCTTGTGCTAGCAGCTGAGCCTGTTTACGACACCAAAAGAGAAATGAGAAAGATTGAGCGTTCATACAACATTGCCCATCATTATCATAATGACTCGGCCAATCAACAGAAATTACAAGTGCAAAACGTAACAGGATTCAAAACAAACGACATTGCAAGAAAAGTATAGACTCGTCAATTTACGTAGGGCTGGATATCAGACAATCATATTACTAGTTTGGTAGGTGTAAGTTAGAAATGGCAATTGCACACTAGCACATCATATAATACTACCCAGTTATGAAAAGCTGGGTTGCTTGTCAATCCTTTATCTGCTTAGCAACAGATGATAATTGGAGAAGAGTACATGACGTAAATTGGCAAGTCAGTAATGGTGGTAGCTTTCTTCCTTATTTACACATTTCAACTACTTTACTTCTTGGTTCCCAGACGGTAGCTATTTTCTTTTCAACCTTTTTATCTACTTTAGTTCTTGATTCCCAAGCACGACGAACACAATGAGAGACAATAATACCTTAATACAATCAAAGCGTTCTCTACTGATAATCAGAGTCCACACAGCTgcaaaagaaatgtttttaaccTACTCCAATTGTCAAACCAATATTCTTTAGGTCAGGATATCGATTTCTTCATATTCTTCCCATTGTTTCCCTTTTGCTAAGATGTTtggtatatttatttatttccttTTGGGTGTTGTACAAAAGACTGGAAACTTGACCCTAAGAAAAGATGTCGATTCAAACATCTGAGTAGAACGTATATTGCATATAGAGTATTTCTGTTAGAGAAAATTATAAGTAATTCAGAGCAATTAGGAAAAGCAGCCAAGAGCAGCCCAAATGTAAGCTCACAAAGTAAAGAGACACACCTCTGCAAGAAGTAGACCTATTCGATTATCAGATGTTGAAAGTATATCAGTGGCATCAGCAGGGCTAGAAGCATCCAGGACCAGCTTATTTTCTTAGTGCGTTTCCTTCTCCCTGATGTTCTCCTCAGGTTAAAACAGTGGAAGGGATGGCCGATCTCCAGATTCCTCCAGGCACCCAACCTGGGGATGTGCTTGTCTTGGGAAGGAAAGGTGCACCGAAGCTGAATAGGCCATCAATACGTGGTGATCACTTGTTCACAATTAAAGTTGGCATACCAAAACGCATCAGGTGCGCAAGTGTTAAGTTGTAGATGATGAACTAATTATACATGTCTGTTTTCATATCCACTTGTGTCACTCTGCCTAATCACATTCCTGAGGAGTATGCCGGACACGTTTGGGAACTAATTTCGTGGATAACTTCAGGCTTAGCTTATAGTTTTTCTCATGATAAAATGGAGATTGTCCTTGCTGATTTAATCTAGAAAAGAACCAGGAGTCAAAATTGAAGCTGAGTTTCTTTCACTCTTATAGCTCGTTTGCCAGCCAGCCTAGTGGTCATATGTCCTGATTCCAGGagttaaaaaataaaagggaagggAACTGTTACTCAGGACTGGTGAAACATCCATATACAACTCATCAGTATACCCATCTGATTTTGTTTATTA
The nucleotide sequence above comes from Lycium barbarum isolate Lr01 chromosome 3, ASM1917538v2, whole genome shotgun sequence. Encoded proteins:
- the LOC132633008 gene encoding PX domain-containing protein EREX-like codes for the protein MASNSKAQLLAQDVETTSASRNLDGGHSRTAVDDLRKQLADICVDNAILRKQMNAVIRYALQTANRSEDYEEEVLQQRQQLRSL